One window of the Amycolatopsis mediterranei genome contains the following:
- a CDS encoding DUF6745 domain-containing protein encodes MSASRRPGRPLPDLSEWLNHAFSTYSANRPAAEDAITRLYALLGEPPPRFVWALSPNAAVPPSVSVEPVEARLATRVAALRRRWGDISLEARQAVKESVAGLIRSAIPRSLGLHWYGQQDAYWVTPDSGDPELELWATLVRSCGWWWPRDGLCVVAERPLVLHTDDEHRLHDASGPAVVYPDGWSVHAWHGTRVPSWVIEDPTADRINREFNVEVRRCAVEHLGWTAYIEQAGLRILSRAPDPGNPGCELQLYDLPSQKWHAPSRLLLAVNGSVERDGTRRRYGLRVPAEYDHPLDAAGWSYGLTGAQYARLQRRT; translated from the coding sequence TTGAGCGCCTCGCGGCGGCCGGGCCGCCCGCTTCCCGATCTTTCCGAGTGGCTGAACCACGCCTTCTCCACGTATTCCGCGAATCGTCCCGCGGCCGAAGACGCCATCACCCGGCTCTACGCGCTGCTCGGCGAACCACCGCCCCGATTCGTCTGGGCGCTTTCCCCGAACGCGGCCGTGCCGCCATCGGTGTCCGTGGAGCCGGTGGAAGCCCGGTTGGCGACGCGGGTGGCCGCGCTGCGACGCCGGTGGGGCGACATCTCGCTCGAGGCGCGGCAGGCCGTCAAGGAGTCCGTCGCCGGCCTGATCCGGTCCGCCATCCCGCGTTCGCTGGGCCTGCACTGGTACGGGCAGCAGGACGCCTATTGGGTGACGCCGGACTCGGGTGACCCGGAGCTGGAACTGTGGGCGACCCTGGTGCGCTCCTGCGGCTGGTGGTGGCCGCGCGACGGTCTCTGCGTCGTCGCCGAACGGCCGCTGGTGCTCCACACGGACGACGAACACCGGCTGCACGACGCGTCCGGGCCCGCGGTGGTCTACCCCGACGGCTGGAGCGTGCACGCCTGGCACGGCACGCGGGTGCCGTCCTGGGTGATCGAAGACCCCACCGCGGACCGGATCAACCGCGAGTTCAACGTCGAGGTGCGGCGCTGCGCGGTCGAGCACCTCGGCTGGACGGCCTACATCGAGCAGGCCGGGCTGCGGATCCTGAGCCGGGCGCCCGATCCTGGCAACCCGGGTTGTGAACTGCAGCTCTACGACCTGCCGTCGCAGAAGTGGCACGCGCCTTCGCGGCTGCTGCTGGCGGTGAACGGCTCGGTGGAGCGCGACGGCACCCGCCGCCGCTACGGGCTGCGCGTGCCCGCCGAATACGACCATCCCCTCGACGCGGCCGGCTGGTCGTACGGGCTCACCGGAGCCCAGTACGCGCGCCTGCAGCGCCGGACCTGA